The sequence CCGTGCCGGCATGACGATACCAGCGAGCGGTAGGCCGTGTCAACAACCGGCGAGGCCAGCCACTCCACCCGACCCAATGTTCACCGCTCCGCTATTGTATTCCTGGGCCGCCGCTAGGGCCAATGCTGCGGGGGATGAGGCGTTGATAGAACCGCGATGCCGCTGAGGCTACGCTGATGTGCGTTGATCCTTCATTGTGGGTTCTTTCTGATCAGCGGGGATCAGCGTTCTGTGGTGGGTGCCAGGGTCCAGATCTGATCCTCGCTGCCTATGGCGCAGGCCAGGCGGTAGCGGCAGCCTTTGCACTGATCTTCGCCGGGGCAGGAGCCGCGCGTGGGCAGTAGGTGGCCGCGCTCGGCCAGTTGCTGGACCAGACTGAGCGTCTCCCGGGGTGAGCGCCCCAGCTCGCGGGAAGCCTGGTCCAGTCGGCGGCTTCTGCCGTCCGACACCAGTGCCAGTAGGGCCGCCAGCGCCTGCTCATGGCGGCGGCGTTCGTAGGGTGCCACCAGGCTGGCGATCAGGCTGGTGATGGGCACGGCCAGCACCAGTCCGATGCTCCCCACCAGGGTGCGCACGATCTCTTCCGTAATCGGCTCCCGGTTGAGCCGGCGCAGGAGAGGCTCTTGGTAGATGCTGAAGACCATCAGAAGCGGAAGGGAAGCGCCGACGTAGGCCAGGACCAGGGTGTTGGCCGAAGCCGAGATGTGGTCTCGCCCGATGTTGAGGCTCCGCCGGAACAACTCCATCCAGGGGAGGTCGGGGTTGGCCCGCTCGAGCTCGAACACGGAGGACGACTGGCTCACGCAGATATCGTCCAGCACGCCCAGGGCGCCTATGATGATGCCGCCCAGTACGATGCCTCTCAGGTTGACGGTGGGGCCCAATTCCATCAGCAGGTAGGTGCTCTCTTCCGAGCCGAAGCCCGTCAGACGGGTCCAGTCCACGAACACGGAGGCCAGCAAGCCGGTGACGAGGAGGCTCAGCATCATGCCGGCCACAGCGGCGTGCGCCTTCACGTTCCAGCCGAAGACCAGGTAGGTGGAGACGGTGAGCAGAACCAGGGCGCCCAGGAGACTGACGGTGAGGGGATCGTCCCCGGCCATGATGCGGGGAACGATGAACCCGAAGATGACCAGCACGCTGAAGGCTGTCCCCGCCAGGGAGCGAAGGCCCTTGCTCCATCCGACCAGCACCACGAGGACGGCGAAGATGGCGAACACCCAGAAGAGGGCCGTGCTACGCACGTAGTCCGAGATGAACAGATGGTCGCCCTCGGGCCCGGAGACGCGGCTTAGATAGACCCGGTCGCCGGGGCGGAAGAACTTCTGCTCGCTGGTGGTATTGATGACTCCCTCTTCTACCACCACCTCCTGCCCCCGGAGGGAGCCGCTCTCCACCAAGACCAGTAGCTTCTGGTAGCCGCTCAGGGTGCCATCGCCGAGATCGCGCATCCCCTCTTCCTGAACCTGGATCACCCGAGCGGTCAGGATCTCGGCACCCTGGCCGCCATCTGCCCCGTCGGGCCGACCCGTGGTCCTGCCTGGACCGACGAGCACCATCAGCAACAGGCCCAGCATCAGCGCCACCGTCAGGGCCATGACCAGGGCCATGGAGCGGTCCATTCTCGGCATCGTTCTGCTCCCCCCAGTGCTTGCCGCAGGCGACACGGTAGAACGATCTGACTCCGTAGGCAAACGGATGACGCCGGCGGGACGCTGACTCGCGTCCTTGCTCCCTCTGTCTCTTCCTTTCTGATCAGCGGGAATCAGCGTAGTATCAACGCAGGCCAGCGTTCTACATCAAGGCAGCAGGGAGGAGCTATGTCGGCGGCGGCGAGCGACGCGATCGCCAGCGAGTCCACGGGCAGCGCTGACCTGCAGGAGCTACGGCGACCCATCCGCTCGGGCCTCTGCCTGGTGGTTCTGAGCCTGACGTGGATCTGGATCGCGGCGGAGATGACTGTGCAGGGTGTACCTCCGCGCCTGGAGCCAGGCATTCCGCCTGCCATCATGATGGTCAGTGCCACGGTCACACTGCTTGCCACCGGGCTGCCGGAGAGGTGGCGGACTGGGATATTCCTGCTGGGCATGGGGTCGGCTCTGGCCGTTGGCTACTACCTCTCGGGGAACCCGGTGTGGGTGTTCTACCAGTCCCTGGTGGTGAGCGTGTCGCTGTTGCTCGCCGGGCCGGCCGTGTCGGCGGTCTTGGCTGCCGGGTTGACCGCATTCGCCCTCGCCGCCAGCCGCGAAGGATCAGCCCAGTCGGCGCTGCTAGTGGTGCACGCCCTGGGGCTGCTGTGGGCCACGTTGGCCATCTCCTGGCTGTCCTCCACCAATCTATACACGGTGCTCCGGTGGGCCATGGAGAGCCAGGCGCGCGCGTGGCGCACCGCCACCGAGGTCACCCGCAGGCGGGAACAGCTTCGCCGAACGCTAGACTCACTCCGACACGCGCACGCTGCCCTCAGCCGCACCACCCGGGAGCTGGAAGAGGCCCGGCTGGAGGCAGAGGAATCTCGGCGGGTGAAGGCCCGGTTCCTGTCCAACATCAGCCACGAGCTCCGCACCCCCCTCAACATCATCGTGGGCTTCGCCGAGATCCTGTGCTTCTCGCCGGAGACCTACGGCGACTTCCCTTGGCCTGCCTCCCTGCGCGACGACCTGATGACCATCTGGCGCAATGCCGAACACCTGCTTCAGATGATAGATGACGTGTTGGACTTGGCGCAGATCGAGGCAGCCCGGCTCCCGGTCATGCCGGAACCCACCGACCTAGGGCAACTGATTAGGGATACGGCGGTCACGGCCAGCGGCCTCCTCAAGGACTCCAGGCTGGACCTAAGGGTGCGGCTGCCGGGCCACCTGCCGATGCTAGAGCTGGATCGCACTCGGGTGCGGCAGGTGCTGCTGAACTTGATCAACAACGCCGTCCGGGCCACACGGGAAGGGTTCATCGAGGTGAGTGCTTTCGCTAGTGAGGAGCAGGTGACGGTGTGCGTGCGGGATTCGGGCGAGGGCATACCCCCGGACCGACTGGAGGTGATATTCGAGGAGTTCGAGCAGGTGGATACGTCTCTGCGCCGCCCCCACCAGGGGGTGGGGCTGGGCCTCGCCATCTGCCGCCAGTTCATCCGTCTGCACGGCGGGCGGATATGGGCCGAGAGCACACCGGGCCAGGGCAGCGCCTTCTACTTCTCCCTACCTCTCCCTGGGCGGCGGGGGGCAATGCAGCCGCCTGTTCCTCGGCGGGCCTGGCCGCAGCGTCCCCAGGGCCGCGAGGACCGAGCTAGCGTGGTGGTCCTGTGTCGCGACCAGTTGGTAGGCCGGGTGCTGGAGCGGCACGCCGAGGAGGTGGAGGTGCTGCGGGCGACCACGGTGGAGGAGGCTGCCTCGTTGGTCCGTGAACGCCACCCGGACATGGTCTTCGTGGCGGTGGAGACGACGATTGGGGCTTCGGAGTACTCCGGTCGGCCGCTGGAGGAGGCCGCAGCTCAGGCCCGGGAACTGCTGGCGCTGGCGGCCCCGGCGGAGCTGCCGGCGCTGGTGGCGGGCTTCCCCACCGAGCGGCGGGCGGGCGCGGCACTGGGGGTGGAGGAGTTCCTCATCAAGCCGGTTACCCCGGAGCAGGTGGTAACGGTGGTGCGCCGGTTGTGCGGCGACCCCGGGAGGCTGCTGCTGGTGGACGACGAGGCCGACATGCTGGCCCTCCTGGAGCGCATCGTGCACAAGGAATGGCCCCAGGTGGAGACGCTGGCGGTCTCCTCGGGAGAGGAAGCGCTGGCAGCGCTGGACGGCTTCCGGCCCCAGGCTATCCTGCTGGACCTGCTCATGCCAGGCATGGGAGGGGTCGAGTTCTTGGCCCGGATGAAGGCCAGGGACATGGGCGTCCATCCGCCGGTGGCGGTGGTGACCGCGCGCGGTCCCGCCCAGGATCTGTCGGCTCTAGGGCAGGCGGAGATGCGGCTGATCCGAAATGCCGGCCTCACCGCGGGCGAGATGGTGCGGGTGCTGGAATCGCTGGCCAAGGCGCTCCCAGCACGCTACGTCGGCGGTGATGCGTGATACGTGATACGTGACGCGTGATAGACAGCAAGCAAGGCATATCACGTATCACGTATCACGCATCACGTATCACGCGTCACGTATCACTTCGCTCAGACAGTCTAGGAGCTGCGTGGCCCGAATAGGCTTGCGGAGGTAGGCGGTGGCGCCGAGGGATCGGGCCAGCTCGGGCTCGTCGAGGACGGAGCAGACCACTATCGGTATCCGGTGCAGTCGGGGTTCGGCCTGAAGCTGCTGCAGGATCTCCCAGCCGTCCACATTGCTCATCATGAGGTCGAGTATCACCACGTCGGGCATCAGGTCGGCGATGCGGGGGAGGGCGGTGGTGCTGTCGGAGAGCGGGACCAGCCGGAAGCCTCGTCCAGCCAGGTAGCGGGTGAAGAGCCGCACGGCGTCTTCGTTGTCCTCCACCAGGGCCACGAGCACTTCCTGATCGCCCGAGGGGAGGAGCAGGTCCAGGGTGAACCCGGCTTCGTCTTGCCGTAGGGTGACCTCCGCCCGCTGAGCCTGGGCCAGGGTCTGAACCGGCTCCGGAGGGGAGGACACACGAGATGCGGGGTCAGGGGCGGCTGGTAGCCTGGCGACGCACCTGAGACGGGCCTGGCGACCGTGGGGGACCAGCTGGACGTTCACCTCGCCGCCCGCGGCTGAGCGCACGGCGAATGACAGCGTGGCCAGAATGAGCTGGCGGAGCAGGGCGGGGTTGCAGAAGACGTGGGCCGAGGTCGGATGCTCATCGGCGATCAGCCGGACCCCGGAACCCTGGGCCAGGGTGCGGATAGGCCCCAGGACGCCCTGAAGCACCTCGGCCACATCCACACCGCGGCGATCCGAGGACACGCGCGAGATCTCCTGTAGCAGAGGGTTGTCGCCGGCATCGGCGGGGACAGACTGAGGGCTCGGCTCGCGCTGAAGGGAGAGGGCTATGGCTTCTAGGGCCTTCCGCTGCTCCCTGAGCACCTGGCGCCGGCCCAGGAGCAGCTCGCTCTCCACTTCGCTGAGCTCCTTGCCGAGGATGTAGCGCCGGTGGAGGACGGCGTACGGGCGCCAGGCGGGGTCGGAAATAGGGGTGTCGGGGCGGGGGCGGAGCTGCTGGATGGCGGCGGCCAACAGGCGGCGCAGCTCCTGGACGGCGGAGACAGGGTCGGTGCCGGGGCTGATGTTCAGGCGGTCCAGTAGGGGATGGCGGACCAGGTAGGCCTGGTCGTAGTAGTGAGCCAGGGCGTCGCGAAGCTGGGCAAGGAGCGCTTCCGACTCGGCTAGGGACTCGAGATCGCTCATGTTGTCACCATTCTGTCATCGGCGTGTCACCTGCCGGCGTATGGGCGGGGTGGCCAGGTGCTATGATTATAGCAGGCGTCTTCCGCAGGCGGGTCACGGGGTGAATCCGTAGCCCGGCATCTGCCATCCTGGTCTTGGTGAGGAGGGAAGCAATGCAGCGCCGAGTGTCGAGACGAGGGTTGTTGAGGGGTGTGGGAGCTATGGCGGGCGCCGGGGTGTTGGCTGCCTGCGCCGCCGCCCAGCCGGCGCAGGTGGCCGAGGCGCCTGGTGCGGCCGAGAGTGGTGTGCCGGCTGCCGCGACCACGGGCCCAGTGGAGATCGGATTCTACGAATGGGGTGACATCAACGATACCTGGATCGCGGAGCAGACGATCGCGGACTTCCACGAGGCATATCCGGACATCAGGGTACGGCTTCAGCAGCCGGTGGGCAGCTACTACGAGAAGCTTCAGACTGCGTTGGCCGGAGGAGTAGCTCCGGAAGTCATCAACTGCCAGACTTGGCGGTTCCAGCAATACGCAGGCAAAGGTTCCCTTGCCCCTCTTGACGAGTACCGCGCTCGTGATGACTGGAATCGACCCTGGCCGTCGGCGTATGAGAGAGTCTACGACCCACAGACCAAGTACCGGGGTAAGCTGTACGGTTCGCCATGGAACATGAACGCGATGGTGATATTCTACTCCAAGGAGGCGTTTGACAAGCTCGGGCTGGACTACCCGACTGATGACTGGACTCTAGACGAGTTCAAGGGGATCGCTGAGGCGCTGACCCACGAGGACAACGGGGTGAAGTACTACGGTTACCAGACCAACACGTCATACGAGCGCCTAGCTTGCTGGATGCGCCTGGATGGCGATAAGGAGTGGGACACCGAGGTTGACCCGCATGAGGCGCGGTGGGATCAGCAGTCCATTATGGACGCCCTGAACTACCAGCTCTACGAGGTGATGAACACGGCTAGAGTGAGCCCCACTCCTGCCGAGATGCAGGGAGGGACCAACACGCTCCAGACCGGCAACGTGGCCATGAAGATGGAGGGGCCCTGGTTCCTGCCGCAGATGATGGGCCCGCAAGCCAAGAGAGAAGGTGGCACGCCCTTCGATGTGGTGCTGCTCCCCAAGGGCAAGGATGGCAACCGAGCACACATGTGCTTCGGTCATGTGCTCACCATGAATGCCGCTCGTGAGAACAAGGATGCGGCTTGGGAGTTCATCAAGTTCTCCGGCGGGCCTGACGCGCAACGGCATGTTGCCGAGGGCGGACGGCAGCCGGGCGTGCTCGAGGACATCGGTGCTGTCTGGGCGCCGCTGGCGCGCGAGCAGTACAGCTTCGAGAACACGGATGCGTTCAGCAAGGGCTTCGACACGGGCATAGTGCACCTGTGCTTCGAACTCAGCGACACCTACTTCTACAACGAAGTGCTGAAAGCCACGTTTGATGCCATGGTCGCGGGCGATGCTACGGCCTACGAGTTGATGCCGGAAGCCAATGACACCATGCAGAAGATCATCGACGACTACTGGTCACGACAAGTATAGCAAGTGATCGGGACAGGCCCGAGTGACGCGGCTCTGTTGGGTGTAGCCTGGAGAGCCGCGCCGCCCGGGCCGCTCTTGGCGCCTCTACGGACT is a genomic window of Anaerolineae bacterium containing:
- a CDS encoding response regulator, which produces MSDLESLAESEALLAQLRDALAHYYDQAYLVRHPLLDRLNISPGTDPVSAVQELRRLLAAAIQQLRPRPDTPISDPAWRPYAVLHRRYILGKELSEVESELLLGRRQVLREQRKALEAIALSLQREPSPQSVPADAGDNPLLQEISRVSSDRRGVDVAEVLQGVLGPIRTLAQGSGVRLIADEHPTSAHVFCNPALLRQLILATLSFAVRSAAGGEVNVQLVPHGRQARLRCVARLPAAPDPASRVSSPPEPVQTLAQAQRAEVTLRQDEAGFTLDLLLPSGDQEVLVALVEDNEDAVRLFTRYLAGRGFRLVPLSDSTTALPRIADLMPDVVILDLMMSNVDGWEILQQLQAEPRLHRIPIVVCSVLDEPELARSLGATAYLRKPIRATQLLDCLSEVIRDA
- a CDS encoding extracellular solute-binding protein, producing the protein MQRRVSRRGLLRGVGAMAGAGVLAACAAAQPAQVAEAPGAAESGVPAAATTGPVEIGFYEWGDINDTWIAEQTIADFHEAYPDIRVRLQQPVGSYYEKLQTALAGGVAPEVINCQTWRFQQYAGKGSLAPLDEYRARDDWNRPWPSAYERVYDPQTKYRGKLYGSPWNMNAMVIFYSKEAFDKLGLDYPTDDWTLDEFKGIAEALTHEDNGVKYYGYQTNTSYERLACWMRLDGDKEWDTEVDPHEARWDQQSIMDALNYQLYEVMNTARVSPTPAEMQGGTNTLQTGNVAMKMEGPWFLPQMMGPQAKREGGTPFDVVLLPKGKDGNRAHMCFGHVLTMNAARENKDAAWEFIKFSGGPDAQRHVAEGGRQPGVLEDIGAVWAPLAREQYSFENTDAFSKGFDTGIVHLCFELSDTYFYNEVLKATFDAMVAGDATAYELMPEANDTMQKIIDDYWSRQV
- a CDS encoding hybrid sensor histidine kinase/response regulator, coding for MSAAASDAIASESTGSADLQELRRPIRSGLCLVVLSLTWIWIAAEMTVQGVPPRLEPGIPPAIMMVSATVTLLATGLPERWRTGIFLLGMGSALAVGYYLSGNPVWVFYQSLVVSVSLLLAGPAVSAVLAAGLTAFALAASREGSAQSALLVVHALGLLWATLAISWLSSTNLYTVLRWAMESQARAWRTATEVTRRREQLRRTLDSLRHAHAALSRTTRELEEARLEAEESRRVKARFLSNISHELRTPLNIIVGFAEILCFSPETYGDFPWPASLRDDLMTIWRNAEHLLQMIDDVLDLAQIEAARLPVMPEPTDLGQLIRDTAVTASGLLKDSRLDLRVRLPGHLPMLELDRTRVRQVLLNLINNAVRATREGFIEVSAFASEEQVTVCVRDSGEGIPPDRLEVIFEEFEQVDTSLRRPHQGVGLGLAICRQFIRLHGGRIWAESTPGQGSAFYFSLPLPGRRGAMQPPVPRRAWPQRPQGREDRASVVVLCRDQLVGRVLERHAEEVEVLRATTVEEAASLVRERHPDMVFVAVETTIGASEYSGRPLEEAAAQARELLALAAPAELPALVAGFPTERRAGAALGVEEFLIKPVTPEQVVTVVRRLCGDPGRLLLVDDEADMLALLERIVHKEWPQVETLAVSSGEEALAALDGFRPQAILLDLLMPGMGGVEFLARMKARDMGVHPPVAVVTARGPAQDLSALGQAEMRLIRNAGLTAGEMVRVLESLAKALPARYVGGDA
- a CDS encoding YibE/F family protein — translated: MPRMDRSMALVMALTVALMLGLLLMVLVGPGRTTGRPDGADGGQGAEILTARVIQVQEEGMRDLGDGTLSGYQKLLVLVESGSLRGQEVVVEEGVINTTSEQKFFRPGDRVYLSRVSGPEGDHLFISDYVRSTALFWVFAIFAVLVVLVGWSKGLRSLAGTAFSVLVIFGFIVPRIMAGDDPLTVSLLGALVLLTVSTYLVFGWNVKAHAAVAGMMLSLLVTGLLASVFVDWTRLTGFGSEESTYLLMELGPTVNLRGIVLGGIIIGALGVLDDICVSQSSSVFELERANPDLPWMELFRRSLNIGRDHISASANTLVLAYVGASLPLLMVFSIYQEPLLRRLNREPITEEIVRTLVGSIGLVLAVPITSLIASLVAPYERRRHEQALAALLALVSDGRSRRLDQASRELGRSPRETLSLVQQLAERGHLLPTRGSCPGEDQCKGCRYRLACAIGSEDQIWTLAPTTER